A single Candidatus Thalassolituus haligoni DNA region contains:
- a CDS encoding alpha-ketoglutarate-dependent dioxygenase AlkB, with the protein MLLLSGMTPEQLLDGQLSYYPELIRDSDTLLQILLSELPWHSDSIRVYGKEHTIPRRQCWLGDTGLNYTYSGKTLQPLAWHPRLKTLNHELNQALGLANNSVLCNLYRNGQDTMGWHSDDEPELGPAPVVVSVSLGAERDFALRRKGQSRMYGKLPLAHGSVLVMNAGMQTCWQHALPRRAGIEAARINLTFRCLANPAPLF; encoded by the coding sequence ATGTTATTGCTTTCCGGAATGACGCCAGAGCAGCTCCTCGACGGTCAGCTAAGTTACTACCCTGAGCTTATCCGCGATTCCGACACGTTGCTGCAAATCCTGCTCTCCGAACTGCCCTGGCACTCTGACTCAATCCGGGTTTATGGCAAGGAACACACGATTCCCCGACGGCAATGCTGGCTTGGCGACACCGGACTGAACTACACCTACTCAGGCAAAACCCTGCAACCGTTGGCCTGGCATCCACGGTTAAAAACACTTAACCACGAGCTGAACCAGGCATTGGGTCTGGCTAATAATTCGGTGTTATGCAATCTCTACCGTAATGGTCAGGATACAATGGGCTGGCACAGCGATGATGAACCGGAACTCGGCCCAGCGCCGGTAGTCGTGTCGGTCAGTCTCGGGGCCGAGCGGGATTTCGCCCTGCGGCGTAAAGGACAATCCAGGATGTATGGCAAACTGCCGCTGGCTCATGGCTCGGTACTGGTGATGAACGCCGGTATGCAAACTTGCTGGCAGCACGCCCTGCCACGTCGGGCAGGTATTGAGGCGGCCAGAATCAACCTGACCTTTCGCTGCCTGGCCAATCCCGCGCCGTTATTTTGA